A window of Streptomyces sp. N50 contains these coding sequences:
- a CDS encoding ATP-binding protein has protein sequence MRTHRRTHRRSVRVEYLLPDEAASAGQARKLTSEFLARSRHQLARVDAEQIDDATLIVSELVANATEHGRGECRLRLQLSDERVTVEVYDDNPTPPRVRPMTAEGESGRGLAMVRCLAHRLDVTPLTGGGKRVRAILAI, from the coding sequence ATGCGTACGCATCGGCGTACCCATAGGCGTTCCGTACGCGTGGAGTACCTGCTGCCCGACGAGGCCGCGTCGGCCGGTCAGGCACGGAAGCTGACCTCGGAGTTCCTCGCGCGTTCCCGCCATCAGCTGGCACGGGTGGACGCGGAGCAGATCGACGACGCGACGCTGATCGTGTCCGAACTCGTCGCCAACGCGACCGAGCACGGCCGCGGCGAGTGCCGGCTGCGTCTCCAACTGTCCGACGAGCGTGTCACGGTCGAGGTCTACGACGACAACCCGACCCCGCCGCGCGTGCGGCCGATGACGGCCGAGGGCGAGAGCGGACGCGGCCTGGCCATGGTCCGCTGCCTGGCCCACCGCCTCGACGTCACCCCGCTCACCGGGGGCGGCAAGCGGGTGCGGGCGATCCTGGCCATCTGA
- a CDS encoding PP2C family protein-serine/threonine phosphatase, which yields MAAAKPQRSLSVLTWLPAAVMAVVAVGDLVTGPGLGFLPLASLGPAFAGLVGGWRRTAWFGAAALALCVGLGLYDGLFQERRGFLAMVSVVGVTGAGIAAAVMRGRREAELASVRSIAEVAQRVLLRPVPLTAGPLQAAVSYTSAVAEARIGGDLYEVVASPHGVRVIVGDVQGKGLAAVETAAVVLGAFREAAHDEPDLVGLGERLERSVSRVLSDEKFVTAVLAEIGTDHEVLFLNYGHPPPMVVRRNGTADFPVPPSYAPPLGLGGAQGSENPKPFSVRFAPGEQLLLYTDGVTEARDGHGTFYPLGERAHLLKEPDAQSALDSLREDLVRHTAGPLHDDAAMLLLRYHGHATTTEEIPPGR from the coding sequence ATGGCCGCAGCGAAGCCGCAGCGCAGTCTCTCGGTGCTGACCTGGCTGCCCGCCGCGGTGATGGCGGTGGTCGCGGTCGGCGACCTCGTCACCGGGCCGGGCCTCGGCTTCCTCCCGCTGGCCTCCCTCGGCCCGGCCTTCGCCGGCCTGGTCGGCGGCTGGCGCCGTACCGCGTGGTTCGGCGCGGCCGCGCTCGCCCTGTGCGTCGGACTCGGTCTCTACGACGGCCTGTTCCAGGAACGCCGGGGCTTCCTGGCGATGGTGTCCGTGGTGGGTGTGACCGGCGCGGGCATCGCCGCCGCCGTGATGCGCGGCCGCCGCGAGGCCGAACTCGCCAGCGTGCGCTCCATCGCGGAGGTCGCGCAGCGGGTTCTGCTACGGCCCGTGCCGCTGACCGCCGGACCCCTGCAGGCGGCGGTGTCGTACACCTCGGCCGTCGCGGAGGCCCGTATCGGCGGCGACCTGTACGAGGTGGTCGCCTCTCCGCACGGCGTGCGGGTCATCGTCGGCGACGTACAGGGCAAGGGGCTGGCCGCCGTGGAGACGGCCGCCGTGGTCCTCGGCGCGTTCCGCGAGGCCGCGCACGACGAACCCGACCTCGTCGGACTCGGCGAACGCCTGGAGCGCAGCGTCTCCCGCGTGCTGTCCGACGAGAAGTTCGTGACCGCCGTCCTCGCCGAGATCGGCACGGACCACGAGGTGCTCTTCCTCAACTACGGCCACCCGCCCCCGATGGTCGTACGGCGCAACGGCACCGCCGACTTCCCCGTCCCGCCCTCCTACGCCCCGCCGCTCGGCCTGGGCGGCGCGCAGGGCAGCGAGAACCCCAAGCCGTTCTCCGTGCGCTTCGCGCCGGGCGAGCAACTGCTGCTCTACACCGACGGCGTCACCGAGGCCCGCGACGGCCACGGCACGTTCTATCCGCTGGGCGAGCGGGCGCATCTGCTGAAGGAGCCCGACGCGCAGAGCGCCCTGGACTCCCTGCGCGAGGACCTGGTCCGCCACACGGCCGGACCGCTCCACGACGACGCCGCGATGCTTCTGCTGCGCTACCACGGCCACGCGACCACGACCGAGGAGATCCCTCCCGGCCGGTGA
- a CDS encoding LLM class flavin-dependent oxidoreductase, giving the protein MSTPTTPFDITLGLDTFGDVTNDTAGKPLTHGQAIRRLVEEGVLADQVGVDHFGIGEHHTEAMPLSAADVVLAAIAARTERIHLNSAVTVISSDDPVRVFQRYATLDGVSAGRAEVILGRGSSTESFPLFGYDLKDYEELFEEKVALFAELLKEKPVTWSGTTRAALDGVSVHPHSETGSIPTWIGVGGSPQSVVRTAQYGFSLMLAIIGGDVARFAPFSELFRRALAEFGHPARPIGVHAPGHVAATDEQAVEEFVPAFQQLIASVARERGFRTPTRESLMRDVGPGGALHVGSPETVARKIADTLKTLDATRFNLKYGITGMPHDALMTNIELYGTKVAPLVREMMRD; this is encoded by the coding sequence ATGAGCACCCCGACCACCCCCTTCGACATCACGCTCGGCCTGGACACCTTCGGTGACGTCACGAACGACACCGCGGGCAAGCCGCTGACCCACGGCCAGGCCATCCGCCGTCTCGTCGAGGAAGGCGTCCTCGCCGACCAGGTAGGCGTCGACCACTTCGGCATAGGCGAGCACCACACCGAGGCGATGCCCCTGTCCGCCGCCGACGTCGTCCTCGCGGCCATCGCCGCGCGCACCGAGCGCATCCACCTCAACTCGGCCGTGACCGTGATCAGTTCGGACGACCCCGTCCGCGTCTTCCAGCGCTACGCCACCCTCGACGGCGTTTCCGCGGGCCGCGCCGAAGTCATCCTCGGCAGAGGATCGAGCACCGAGTCGTTCCCGCTCTTCGGCTACGACCTGAAGGACTACGAGGAGCTGTTCGAGGAGAAGGTCGCCCTCTTCGCCGAACTGCTCAAGGAGAAGCCCGTCACCTGGTCCGGGACCACCCGGGCCGCCCTCGACGGCGTCTCCGTCCACCCGCACAGCGAGACGGGCTCGATCCCCACCTGGATCGGCGTCGGCGGCAGCCCGCAGTCGGTCGTCCGCACCGCCCAGTACGGGTTCTCCCTGATGCTGGCGATCATCGGCGGCGACGTGGCCCGTTTCGCCCCGTTCTCCGAGCTGTTCCGGCGGGCACTGGCCGAGTTCGGCCACCCCGCGCGACCCATCGGCGTGCACGCGCCCGGCCATGTCGCCGCCACCGACGAACAGGCGGTGGAGGAGTTCGTGCCGGCCTTCCAGCAGCTGATCGCGAGCGTGGCGCGGGAACGCGGCTTCCGCACCCCGACCCGCGAGAGCCTCATGCGGGACGTCGGCCCCGGCGGCGCCCTGCACGTCGGTTCGCCCGAGACCGTCGCCCGCAAGATCGCGGACACCCTGAAGACCCTCGACGCGACCCGCTTCAACCTGAAGTACGGCATCACCGGCATGCCCCACGACGCCCTCATGACCAACATCGAGCTCTACGGAACCAAGGTCGCGCCCCTGGTGCGCGAGATGATGCGGGACTGA
- a CDS encoding chitinase — translation MPDHVAAPYFEAWTGESPAALAAASGNKYLTMAFLQTEAAGSCTAYWNGLPAQPISRSTFGEDIATIQARSGNVIPSFGGYSADTTNTELADSCTDVDAIAKVYESLVTTYGVSRIDLDIEADSINNTAGIDRRNKAIAKVQRWAQHTGRSVEFSYTLPTTTTGLAPNGVALLQNAVDNGARVDVVNIMTFDYYDGAAHDMAEDTKTAATGLHSQLAALYPKKNPAKLWKMIGVTEMPGIDDFGPAETFTTQNAVTVKKWAVARGINTLSFWALQRDNGNCVGTGGANNCSGIAQDTWYFSHTFKSFTRDFGDHH, via the coding sequence ATGCCGGACCACGTGGCCGCGCCGTACTTCGAGGCGTGGACCGGCGAGAGCCCGGCGGCACTCGCCGCCGCGTCCGGGAACAAGTACCTGACGATGGCCTTCCTCCAGACCGAGGCGGCCGGTTCGTGCACGGCGTACTGGAACGGTCTGCCCGCCCAGCCGATCTCCAGGTCGACTTTCGGCGAGGACATCGCCACGATCCAGGCGCGCAGCGGCAACGTCATACCGTCCTTCGGCGGCTACAGCGCGGACACCACGAACACCGAACTGGCCGACAGCTGCACGGATGTCGACGCCATCGCCAAGGTCTACGAGAGCCTGGTCACGACCTACGGGGTGAGCCGGATCGACCTCGACATCGAGGCCGACTCCATCAACAACACGGCCGGTATCGACCGCCGCAACAAGGCGATCGCGAAGGTGCAGCGCTGGGCCCAACACACGGGCCGCAGCGTGGAGTTCTCCTACACGCTGCCGACGACGACCACCGGTCTCGCGCCCAACGGCGTCGCCCTGCTGCAGAACGCGGTCGACAACGGCGCGCGCGTGGACGTCGTCAACATCATGACGTTCGACTACTACGACGGCGCCGCCCACGACATGGCGGAGGACACCAAGACCGCCGCGACCGGCCTGCACTCCCAACTCGCCGCCCTCTACCCGAAGAAGAACCCGGCGAAGCTGTGGAAGATGATCGGCGTCACCGAGATGCCCGGCATCGACGACTTCGGTCCGGCGGAGACCTTCACCACGCAGAACGCGGTCACGGTGAAGAAGTGGGCCGTCGCCCGGGGCATCAACACCCTCTCGTTCTGGGCACTTCAGCGCGACAACGGCAATTGCGTGGGCACCGGGGGCGCCAACAACTGCTCCGGGATCGCGCAGGACACCTGGTACTTCAGCCACACCTTCAAGTCGTTCACGCGCGACTTCGGCGACCACCACTAG
- a CDS encoding MarR family winged helix-turn-helix transcriptional regulator, with product MTTPEQPLRPMSPPEEELVRELARVMLVLPRAVDADMMREQRLPLSEYTTLMHLSEATDRRMRMSELANVCNLSLSGMTRVVTRLEIQRLVGRERCAEDARGWNAVLTDQGLARLQEAWPAHLSSVRRHVLDHVEAADLTRLLGVMRRIAT from the coding sequence ATGACCACGCCCGAGCAGCCACTGCGCCCCATGAGCCCGCCCGAGGAAGAGCTGGTGCGCGAGCTCGCGCGGGTGATGCTCGTCCTGCCCCGGGCCGTGGACGCCGACATGATGCGCGAGCAGCGCCTGCCGCTGTCCGAGTACACGACCCTCATGCACCTCTCCGAGGCCACCGACCGGCGCATGCGCATGAGCGAGCTGGCGAACGTCTGCAACCTCTCGCTGAGCGGCATGACCCGCGTCGTCACCCGCCTGGAGATCCAGCGACTGGTCGGCCGGGAGCGGTGCGCCGAGGACGCCCGCGGCTGGAACGCCGTCCTCACCGACCAGGGCCTCGCCCGCCTCCAGGAGGCATGGCCCGCCCATCTGTCCAGCGTCCGGCGCCATGTCCTCGACCACGTCGAGGCCGCCGACCTGACCCGGCTCCTCGGCGTGATGCGCCGTATCGCCACCTGA
- a CDS encoding non-oxidative hydroxyarylic acid decarboxylases subunit D, with protein sequence MICPRCAHDTVDTVTTSPVPGVWDVLQCVRCLYMWRTTEPDRRTRREAYPVEFRMTRADIDAAPEVPVVPPLVVR encoded by the coding sequence ATGATCTGCCCCCGCTGCGCCCACGACACGGTCGACACCGTGACCACCTCGCCGGTCCCCGGCGTATGGGACGTACTCCAATGCGTCCGCTGCCTCTACATGTGGCGCACCACCGAACCCGACCGCCGCACCCGGCGCGAGGCGTACCCCGTCGAGTTCCGGATGACGCGGGCCGACATCGACGCGGCCCCGGAGGTACCCGTCGTACCGCCGCTGGTCGTCCGCTGA